One genomic segment of Nocardia spumae includes these proteins:
- the dnaG gene encoding DNA primase, with product MAGRLPDRDIAAIRERVRIEDVVGEYVSLKRAGADSLKGLCPFHDEKSPSFHVRPNHSHFHCFGCGESGDVFAFLQKIEHVGFVEAVEQLADRIGYKINYEGGGTSVQRDRGTRARLVAANAAAHEFYQAQLRDPAAETARKYLTDRNFDGNAAKQFGCGYAPAGWDTLTKYLMRKGFDIKELEAAGLSKPGRHGPMDRFHRRLLWPIRNLSGDVIGFGARRLFDDDQMTAKYINTPETVLYKKSQVLFGLDLAKREIAKSHQAVVVEGYTDVMAMHLSGVTTAVAACGTAFGDEHLSMLRRLLMDDNFWRGEIIYTFDGDAAGQAAALKAFSGDQKLAGQTYIAVAPDGQDPCELRQRSGDGAVRDLVARRVPLYEFVIRGLLADHNLDTPEGQVEALRRAVPVVAQIKDNALRKAYATKLAGWVGWDDIQLVVRRVGDQARRGKGGQGVPAREAAETKMSESAASRPNPGDPVLLPQRQVLAAALQYPATAGPLFDSLESEAFTHPAYAAVRGALAAAGGTAAGLGGAEWVSRVADNTDDLMLRALVSELAAEPLPVKSMDGIPRFISGVLARVQEAWVGRQVAELKSKLQRVSSTEQPDAYMALFGDLVALEQYRKSLLTQAMGNSDDFSPVQ from the coding sequence GTGGCAGGTCGACTTCCGGATCGCGATATCGCGGCAATACGTGAACGCGTACGCATCGAGGATGTCGTCGGTGAATATGTATCGCTCAAACGTGCCGGGGCCGATTCGCTGAAGGGGCTGTGCCCGTTCCACGACGAGAAGTCGCCGTCGTTCCACGTGCGGCCCAATCACAGCCATTTCCACTGCTTCGGCTGCGGTGAGAGCGGTGACGTCTTCGCCTTCCTGCAGAAGATCGAACATGTCGGCTTCGTCGAGGCGGTCGAGCAGCTGGCCGACCGGATCGGCTACAAGATCAACTACGAGGGTGGCGGCACCTCGGTGCAGCGCGACCGCGGGACCCGCGCCCGGCTGGTCGCCGCCAATGCCGCCGCGCACGAGTTCTACCAGGCGCAGCTGCGCGATCCGGCCGCCGAGACCGCGCGCAAGTACCTCACCGACCGCAATTTCGACGGCAACGCCGCCAAGCAGTTCGGCTGCGGCTACGCCCCGGCGGGCTGGGACACCCTGACGAAATACCTGATGCGCAAGGGTTTCGACATCAAGGAACTGGAGGCGGCGGGGCTGTCCAAGCCCGGCCGGCACGGTCCGATGGATCGCTTCCACCGCCGGCTGCTGTGGCCGATCCGGAATCTGAGCGGTGATGTCATCGGCTTCGGGGCGCGCCGGCTGTTCGACGACGATCAGATGACGGCGAAATACATCAACACACCGGAAACGGTGCTGTACAAGAAGTCTCAGGTGCTGTTCGGGCTCGATCTCGCCAAGCGCGAGATCGCCAAGAGCCACCAGGCGGTGGTCGTGGAGGGCTACACCGATGTGATGGCGATGCATCTGTCGGGTGTCACGACCGCCGTCGCCGCCTGTGGCACCGCCTTCGGCGACGAACATCTGTCGATGCTGCGCCGGCTGCTGATGGACGACAATTTCTGGCGCGGTGAGATCATCTACACCTTCGACGGTGACGCCGCGGGCCAGGCCGCGGCGTTGAAGGCGTTCTCCGGCGATCAGAAACTGGCTGGTCAGACCTATATCGCCGTCGCACCCGACGGGCAGGATCCGTGCGAATTGCGGCAGCGTTCCGGCGACGGAGCGGTCCGCGACCTGGTCGCGCGCCGAGTCCCGCTGTACGAGTTCGTCATTCGCGGTCTCCTCGCCGACCACAACCTCGACACCCCCGAGGGCCAGGTGGAGGCGCTGCGGCGCGCGGTCCCGGTGGTGGCGCAGATCAAGGACAACGCGCTGCGCAAGGCGTATGCGACGAAGCTGGCCGGGTGGGTCGGCTGGGACGATATCCAGCTCGTGGTGCGCCGGGTCGGTGACCAGGCCCGCCGCGGCAAGGGCGGACAGGGCGTTCCGGCGCGCGAGGCCGCCGAGACCAAGATGTCCGAGTCGGCCGCGTCCCGCCCCAATCCGGGTGATCCGGTGCTGCTGCCGCAACGTCAGGTGCTGGCCGCCGCCCTGCAGTATCCGGCGACGGCAGGCCCGCTGTTCGACAGCCTCGAATCGGAAGCCTTCACACATCCCGCGTACGCGGCCGTGCGTGGCGCGCTGGCCGCCGCCGGTGGAACCGCGGCGGGATTGGGTGGCGCCGAATGGGTTTCGCGGGTCGCCGACAACACGGACGATCTGATGCTGCGCGCCCTGGTCTCGGAACTGGCCGCCGAACCGCTGCCGGTGAAGTCGATGGACGGCATTCCCCGGTTCATCTCCGGTGTCCTGGCCCGGGTCCAGGAGGCGTGGGTCGGGCGCCAGGTCGCGGAGTTGAAGTCCAAACTGCAGCGGGTGTCCTCGACCGAACAGCCCGACGCCTATATGGCACTGTTCGGCGATCTGGTCGCCCTCGAGCAATACCGCAAGAGCCTGCTGACTCAGGCCATGGGCAACTCGGATGATTTCTCCCCCGTCCAGTAG
- a CDS encoding alpha/beta fold hydrolase codes for MRSTSFERAGTRLTAEIRDGDGPPLVIVPGVMSDAATWRPVADSIALSAPVVTINRRGRAPSGPLGDDYTVRTEIDDLHHVLDALGPGTALFGWSYGGLIALEAACERTDLSSLTLYEPVSAPFAPEAIPALRAAVDRGDLDAAVRLVNTDVSGFSVEYVAALRRSPVWDVLRPLAASLARELAAINEYRVTSRRYRELDLPVTLLLGELNRGGAPYGTAFDRIAAALPRARVELLRDQGHLAHAQAPEQLGRRITEVVSATR; via the coding sequence ATGAGATCGACGTCTTTCGAACGAGCGGGTACCCGACTCACGGCCGAGATCCGGGACGGTGACGGTCCGCCGCTGGTGATCGTGCCCGGAGTGATGTCCGATGCCGCGACCTGGCGGCCGGTGGCCGACTCGATCGCCCTGAGCGCCCCGGTGGTGACGATCAATCGGCGCGGCCGCGCACCGAGCGGACCGCTGGGCGATGACTACACCGTCCGCACCGAGATCGATGATCTCCATCACGTCCTCGACGCGCTCGGCCCCGGCACGGCGCTGTTCGGCTGGAGCTACGGGGGACTGATCGCCCTGGAGGCGGCGTGCGAGCGGACCGATCTGAGCTCCCTGACGCTCTACGAACCGGTGTCGGCGCCGTTCGCCCCCGAGGCGATTCCGGCGTTGCGGGCCGCGGTCGACCGGGGTGATCTGGATGCCGCGGTGCGACTGGTGAACACCGACGTGTCGGGTTTCTCCGTGGAATATGTTGCGGCGCTTCGCCGGTCGCCCGTGTGGGACGTGCTGCGCCCGCTGGCGGCGTCGCTGGCGCGCGAACTGGCCGCGATCAACGAGTATCGAGTGACATCGCGCCGATATCGAGAATTGGACCTACCGGTGACCCTGTTGCTCGGCGAGCTGAACCGGGGTGGCGCACCGTACGGCACGGCCTTCGATCGGATCGCCGCGGCGCTGCCGCGGGCGCGGGTGGAACTGCTGCGCGATCAGGGCCACCTCGCCCATGCCCAAGCGCCCGAACAGCTGGGGAGGCGTATCACGGAGGTGGTATCCGCCACCCGGTGA